From Oncorhynchus mykiss isolate Arlee chromosome 6, USDA_OmykA_1.1, whole genome shotgun sequence, the proteins below share one genomic window:
- the zbtb26 gene encoding zinc finger and BTB domain-containing protein 26 isoform X2, which yields MSMAQQQNQVILQFRFGTFGDSMLQKMNLLRRQTRFCDVTVRINDLEVPGHKVVLAAGSPFLRDQFFLQDSSTREVQISMTQEAEVCQRLLLSCYTGTLELPELELVNYLTVASFLQMGHVVEQCTQALMKFIQPRHCQVKQQPQEEEGDGETLRASPIQKIKELPHAQVKHREEEDDEDDDVIIQPMTPTQRRDRGEGEESPITIVKVEAVCERVSEMSASIAGCFHTSSPLTLHSPEPQHSLINSTVDTRAGEMTIPHMPGYLLSPPPLPTSATGRPNLGGHLRNSDKSLQWYHQCPKCARVFRQLENYANHLKMHKLFMCLLCGKTFTQKGNLHRHMRVHAGIKPFQCNICGKTFTQKCSLLDHHNLHSGDKPHCCNYCYMVFAHKPVLRKHLKQIHGKNSFDNANERSLLHDGVLDFEYGRLQDCSMDNSMDNKPVVMDDSL from the exons ATGTCCATGGCCCAGCAGCAGAACCAGGTGATCCTCCAGTTCCGCTTCGGAACCTTTGGAGACTCTATGCTGCAGAAGATGAACTTGCTTCGCCGCCAGACCCGCTTCTGTGATGTCACCGTGCGCATCAATGACCTGGAG GTCCCCGGTCACAAGGTGGTGTTGGCTGCCGGTTCTCCCTTCCTCCGGGACCAGTTCTTTCTTCAGGACTCGTCCACAAGGGAGGTCCAGATTTCCATGACCCAGGAGGCAGAGGTGTGCCAGCGGCTGCTGCTGTCCTGCTACACAGGCACCCTGGAGCTGCCTGAGCTGGAGCTGGTCAACTACCTAACTGTGGCCAGCTTCCTCCAGATGGGCCACGTGGTGGAGCAGTGCACCCAGGCTCTCATGAAGTTCATCCAGCCACGACACTGCCAAGTGAAACAGCAGCCtcaggaggaggaaggagatggagagactcTCAGAGCCTCTCCCATCCAGAAAATAAAGGAGCTGCCCCATGCCCAGGTAAAACAtcgtgaggaggaggatgatgaagatgatgatgtgaTAATTCAGCCGATGACCCCTACCCAGAGGCGAGACAGGGGTGAGGGCGAGGAGAGCCCCATCACCATCGTAAAGGTGGAGGCCGTTTGTGAGCGGGTGTCGGAGATGTCTGCCTCCATTGCAGGGTGCTTCCACACCAGCTCCCCATTGACATTACACTCCCCTGAGCCCCAGCACTCCCTAATCAACTCCACCGTGGACACCCGGGCTGGTGAGATGACCATACCACATATGCCAGGATACCTGCTCAGCCCCCCCCCACTACCCACCTCAGCCACAGGGAGACCTAATCTGGGGGGGCACCTACGAAACTCAGACAAATCTCTTCAGTGGTACCACCAGTGCCCAAAGTGTGCCCGTGTGTTCCGCCAGCTAGAGAACTACGCCAACCACCTCAAGATGCACAAGCTGTTCATGTGCCTGCTGTGTGGAAAGACGTTCACCCAGAAGGGTAACCTGCACCGGCACATGCGGGTCCACGCTGGCATCAAGCCCTTTCAATGCAACATATGTGGCAAGACCTTCACTCAGAAATGCTCTCTCCTGGACCACCATAACTTACACAGTGGAGACAAGCCCCATTGCTGTAACTACTGCTACATGGTGTTCGCACACAAGCCCGTGCTCCGCAAACATCTCAAACAAATCCACGGCAAGAACAGCTTTGACAACGCCAACGAGCGGAGTCTACTACATGACGGGGTTCTTGATTTTGAGTACGGGCGTCTGCAGGACTGTAGCATGGACAATAGCATGGACAATAAACCTGTTGTTATGGATGACTCTCTTTAG
- the zbtb26 gene encoding zinc finger and BTB domain-containing protein 26 isoform X1 codes for MIFHIPVIKCIAIVFSPSHQACRQLQEATMSMAQQQNQVILQFRFGTFGDSMLQKMNLLRRQTRFCDVTVRINDLEVPGHKVVLAAGSPFLRDQFFLQDSSTREVQISMTQEAEVCQRLLLSCYTGTLELPELELVNYLTVASFLQMGHVVEQCTQALMKFIQPRHCQVKQQPQEEEGDGETLRASPIQKIKELPHAQVKHREEEDDEDDDVIIQPMTPTQRRDRGEGEESPITIVKVEAVCERVSEMSASIAGCFHTSSPLTLHSPEPQHSLINSTVDTRAGEMTIPHMPGYLLSPPPLPTSATGRPNLGGHLRNSDKSLQWYHQCPKCARVFRQLENYANHLKMHKLFMCLLCGKTFTQKGNLHRHMRVHAGIKPFQCNICGKTFTQKCSLLDHHNLHSGDKPHCCNYCYMVFAHKPVLRKHLKQIHGKNSFDNANERSLLHDGVLDFEYGRLQDCSMDNSMDNKPVVMDDSL; via the exons ATGATATTCCATATACCTGTTATCAAATGCATTGCCATTGTGTTTTCTCCCTCCCACCAGGCCTGCAGGCAGCTGCAGGAAGCCACAATGTCCATGGCCCAGCAGCAGAACCAGGTGATCCTCCAGTTCCGCTTCGGAACCTTTGGAGACTCTATGCTGCAGAAGATGAACTTGCTTCGCCGCCAGACCCGCTTCTGTGATGTCACCGTGCGCATCAATGACCTGGAG GTCCCCGGTCACAAGGTGGTGTTGGCTGCCGGTTCTCCCTTCCTCCGGGACCAGTTCTTTCTTCAGGACTCGTCCACAAGGGAGGTCCAGATTTCCATGACCCAGGAGGCAGAGGTGTGCCAGCGGCTGCTGCTGTCCTGCTACACAGGCACCCTGGAGCTGCCTGAGCTGGAGCTGGTCAACTACCTAACTGTGGCCAGCTTCCTCCAGATGGGCCACGTGGTGGAGCAGTGCACCCAGGCTCTCATGAAGTTCATCCAGCCACGACACTGCCAAGTGAAACAGCAGCCtcaggaggaggaaggagatggagagactcTCAGAGCCTCTCCCATCCAGAAAATAAAGGAGCTGCCCCATGCCCAGGTAAAACAtcgtgaggaggaggatgatgaagatgatgatgtgaTAATTCAGCCGATGACCCCTACCCAGAGGCGAGACAGGGGTGAGGGCGAGGAGAGCCCCATCACCATCGTAAAGGTGGAGGCCGTTTGTGAGCGGGTGTCGGAGATGTCTGCCTCCATTGCAGGGTGCTTCCACACCAGCTCCCCATTGACATTACACTCCCCTGAGCCCCAGCACTCCCTAATCAACTCCACCGTGGACACCCGGGCTGGTGAGATGACCATACCACATATGCCAGGATACCTGCTCAGCCCCCCCCCACTACCCACCTCAGCCACAGGGAGACCTAATCTGGGGGGGCACCTACGAAACTCAGACAAATCTCTTCAGTGGTACCACCAGTGCCCAAAGTGTGCCCGTGTGTTCCGCCAGCTAGAGAACTACGCCAACCACCTCAAGATGCACAAGCTGTTCATGTGCCTGCTGTGTGGAAAGACGTTCACCCAGAAGGGTAACCTGCACCGGCACATGCGGGTCCACGCTGGCATCAAGCCCTTTCAATGCAACATATGTGGCAAGACCTTCACTCAGAAATGCTCTCTCCTGGACCACCATAACTTACACAGTGGAGACAAGCCCCATTGCTGTAACTACTGCTACATGGTGTTCGCACACAAGCCCGTGCTCCGCAAACATCTCAAACAAATCCACGGCAAGAACAGCTTTGACAACGCCAACGAGCGGAGTCTACTACATGACGGGGTTCTTGATTTTGAGTACGGGCGTCTGCAGGACTGTAGCATGGACAATAGCATGGACAATAAACCTGTTGTTATGGATGACTCTCTTTAG
- the LOC110525460 gene encoding UDP-glucuronosyltransferase 2A2-like: MHQPALVTVAVLLFSLTTVYGGNVLVFPLDGSHWVNMKVLIEELHSRGHSITVIRPTTNWYIKEKSPHYSCITIPVSGGGFVEEVFSLFVSRQLQIQREGGGFWSRMSLELDVVKQFYELHKDLVVMMTTIFEDAELMQSLRDANYDLVLTDPAIGGGVFLAHRIGLPLVFNVRWTVQGEGHFAIAPSPLSYVPLPGALLTDKMTFQERVINVLFYLFTRFQIAYVIDPNYIPFVHRYFGPDVHYMSLFQAADIWLMRNDFTFEFPRPTMPNVVYMGGFQCKPSKPLPQDIEDFVQKSGDHGVIMMSLGTLVGQLPEDIAEDIAAAFAKLPQRIVWRHTGKRPTSVGNNTLLVDWLPQNDLLGHPKTRAFVAHGGTNGVQEAIYHGVPIVGLPLVFDQQDNLNRMRAKGVAKIVDIATVDRDIFLEAVKAVLYEPTYRENMQRLSRLHRDQPMKPLDRAMFWIEFVMRNKGAAHLRTESYKMSWFNYHSVDVVATLLAIVLLIMLVSTLAVRFLWRKVSCRRKVKHE; this comes from the coding sequence ATGCATCAACCAGCCCTGGTCACGGTTGCtgttctgctcttctctctcaccACTGTCTATGGGGGGAACGTGCTGGTCTTCCCATTGGATGGAAGCCACTGGGTGAATATGAAAGTCCTCATCGAAGAGCTGCACTCCAGAGGCCATAGCATCACAGTGATTCGTCCAACCACCAACTGGTACATCAAGGAGAAATCCCCTCACTACTCGTGCATTACCATCCCAGTATCTGGTGGTGGATTTGTTGAGGAGGTCTTTAGTTTGTTTGTGAGCAGACAATTGCAGATCCAAAGGGAGGGTGGAGGTTTCTGGTCTCGTATGAGTCTGGAGCTTGACGTGGTGAAGCAGTTCTATGAGTTACACAAGGATTTGGTCGTAATGATGACTACGATATTCGAAGATGCCGAACTAATGCAATCGCTTCGCGATGCAAACTATGACCTGGTTTTGACGGATCCTGCCATTGGTGGGGGCGTGTTTTTGGCTCATCGCATTGGTCTTCCTCTTGTCTTCAATGTCCGATGGACAGTCCAGGGCGAGGGTCACTTTGCCATAGCCCCCTCGCCTCTCTCATATGTCCCGTTGCCAGGAGCACTGTTGACAGACAAAATGACTTTTCAAGAGAGAGTCATAAATGTTCTGTTTTATCTTTTTACAAGGTTTCAAATTGCATACGTCATAGACCCTAACTACATTCCGTTCGTCCATCGTTACTTCGGCCCTGACGTTCACTACATGTCATTGTTCCAGGCAGCAGACATATGGCTCATGAGGAATGACTTTACCTTTGAGTTTCCGCGGCCCACCATGCCAAACGTGGTCTACATGGGCGGTTTCCAGTGCAAGCCCTCAAAGCCGCTTCCTCAGGACATAGAGGACTTTGTCCAGAAGTCTGGGGACCATGGGGTCATCATGATGTCCCTGGGGACCTTGGTGGGACAACTTCCTGAGGACATCGCTGAGGACATCGCAGCTGCTTTCGCCAAACTGCCTCAGAGGATCGTCTGGAGGCACACTGGGAAGAGACCCACCTCCGTGGGCAACAACACCTTACTAGTGGATTGGCTCCCCCAGAACGACCTCCTTGGACACCCCAAGACCCGAGCCTTTGTTGCCCACGGCGGAACCAATGGAGTCCAGGAGGCCATCTATCATGGTGTCCCTATTGTCGGCCTCCCGTTGGTCTTCGACCAGCAAGACAACCTCAATAGGATGAGGGCTAAGGGAGTGGCTAAAATAGTGGACATCGCCACCGTAGACAGAGACATCTTCCTGGAGGCAGTGAAGGCTGTTCTCTATGAGCCGACCTACAGGGAGAACATGCAGAGACTATCCAGGCTGCACAGGGACCAGCCCATGAAACCACTGGACCGCGCCATGTTCTGGATTGAGTTTGTCATGAGGAACAAAGGAGCGGCACATCTGAGGACAGAGTCCTATAAGATGTCCTGGTTCAACTACCACTCTGTTGACGTCGTAGCAACGCTACTGGCCATTGTGTTGCTCATAATGCTGGTTAGCACTTTAGCTGTAAGGTTTTTGTGGCGTAAGGTGTCTTGTAGGAGGAAAGTGAAACATGAATGA